A region from the Rhodamnia argentea isolate NSW1041297 chromosome 7, ASM2092103v1, whole genome shotgun sequence genome encodes:
- the LOC115746786 gene encoding PLASMODESMATA CALLOSE-BINDING PROTEIN 5-like isoform X1: MRRRLSSPLALLLLALLAPASRAATAPGVASLELWCVAKNNADDASLQAAINWACGLGGSDCGPIQQGGPCYDPADIERSASYAFNDYYLKHGMTDDSCNFANTAALTSINPSRGNCKFPSSLSVNNGSLSGASTAVGVQPAYDNLSGCNRIAIQWYSFVTMSICSVLLQWLFSEHWR; encoded by the exons ATGCGTAGACGTCTCTCCTCGCCCCTCGCCCTGCTCCTACTTGCCCTCCTGGCCCCCGCGTCGCGAGCGGCGACGGCCCCCGGCGTCGCGAGCCTGGAGCTGTGGTGCGTGGCCAAGAACAACGCCGACGACGCCTCGCTGCAGGCGGCGATCAACTGGGCCTGCGGGCTCGGGGGCTCCGACTGCGGCCCGATCCAGCAGGGCGGGCCCTGCTACGACCCCGCCGACATCGAGAGGTCGGCGTCGTACGCGTTCAACGACTATTACCTGAAGCATGGCATGACCGACGACAGTTGCAACTTCGCCAACACGGCGGCTCTCACTTCGATCAATCCCA GTCGCGGCAATTGCAAGTTCCCCTCTAG CTTGTCGGTTAACAATGGCAGTCTTTCCGGTGCATCAACGGCGGTTGGAGTTCAGCCCGCCTATGACAATTTGAGCGGCTGCAATCGGATTGCTATCCAGTGGTATTCTTTCGTAACCATGAGCATTTGTTCGGTGCTGTTACAATGGTTATTTAGTGAACATTGGCGATGA
- the LOC115746786 gene encoding PLASMODESMATA CALLOSE-BINDING PROTEIN 5-like isoform X2 yields MRRRLSSPLALLLLALLAPASRAATAPGVASLELWCVAKNNADDASLQAAINWACGLGGSDCGPIQQGGPCYDPADIERSASYAFNDYYLKHGMTDDSCNFANTAALTSINPSRGNCKFPSRIEKTCLW; encoded by the exons ATGCGTAGACGTCTCTCCTCGCCCCTCGCCCTGCTCCTACTTGCCCTCCTGGCCCCCGCGTCGCGAGCGGCGACGGCCCCCGGCGTCGCGAGCCTGGAGCTGTGGTGCGTGGCCAAGAACAACGCCGACGACGCCTCGCTGCAGGCGGCGATCAACTGGGCCTGCGGGCTCGGGGGCTCCGACTGCGGCCCGATCCAGCAGGGCGGGCCCTGCTACGACCCCGCCGACATCGAGAGGTCGGCGTCGTACGCGTTCAACGACTATTACCTGAAGCATGGCATGACCGACGACAGTTGCAACTTCGCCAACACGGCGGCTCTCACTTCGATCAATCCCA GTCGCGGCAATTGCAAGTTCCCCTCTAG AATAGAAAAAACCTGTCTTTGGTGA
- the LOC115746784 gene encoding E3 ubiquitin-protein ligase ATL41-like, whose product MESDPDDGKMPPWHTERKKSYDLNSKIMLTAIISLSVVVVLVILLHLYARYVLRRQARRRAAIRDLGLTVAHVHSQEDQPKSGLDPLVIASLPAFVFRRVGAQDEAASVTLEECTVCLSALEDGEMARELPNCKHTFHVECIDRWLSSHPTCPICRTEAEPQVQQELQLPVGAAPTAPPLERTSSISSCIEGTSDGAVRPSAKVSGSSSRFGSFRRMLSRERSSRRMPSCGAEDGIGDIESLC is encoded by the coding sequence ATGGAGTCCGACCCCGATGATGGGAAAATGCCACCATGGCACacggaaaggaaaaagagctaCGACCTCAACAGCAAGATCATGCTCACCGCGATCATCTCCCTCTCGGTTGTCGTCGTCCTCGTCATCCTCCTCCACCTGTACGCGCGGTATGTCCTGCGCCGCCAGGCCCGCCGCCGGGCCGCCATCCGCGACCTCGGCCTCACCGTGGCCCACGTGCACTCCCAGGAGGACCAGCCCAAGTCCGGGCTCGACCCGCTGGTCATCGCTTCCCTGCCCGCGTTCGTCTTCCGACGGGTTGGAGCGCAGGACGAGGCCGCGAGCGTGACGCTGGAGGAATGCACAGTCTGTTTGAGCGCGTTGGAGGATGGGGAGATGGCCAGGGAATTGCCCAACTGCAAGCACACGTTCCATGTCGAGTGCATCGATAGGTGGCTGAGCTCGCACCCGACGTGCCCGATTTGCCGCACCGAGGCTGAGCCGCAAGTCCAGCAGGAACTGCAGCTACCTGTCGGGGCTGCACCCACTGCCCCACCCCTGGAACGCACGAGCTCCATATCATCGTGCATCGAGGGCACATCCGACGGGGCAGTTAGGCCGTCGGCTAAGGTCAGTGGATCGAGTTCACGGTTCGGTTCATTCCGACGGATGCTCAGCCGGGAAAGATCGTCAAGGAGGATGCCGTCATGCGGGGCAGAAGACGGTATAGGAGATATAGAGAGTCTGTGCTGA
- the LOC115746783 gene encoding transcription factor TCP4-like, with amino-acid sequence MGMKSTEGEIVQVQGGHIVRATGRKDRHSKVYTAKGPRDRRVRLSAHTAIQFYDVQDRLGYDRPSKAVDWLIKKAKAAIDKLAELPPWQPNSGSVPPTTAAPESVAHNGNSAEMGVAEDSEPPEYNFQLHRQISADSRNTTSQFLPPQLENDQSMLETMRSFFPTSSAASSINFSSYPSEIMSRSTQQNQDLGLSLHSLQSQSALIHHSDPQENEMSQNLFSTSAPMVFEAGFQRMMGWSTDPTGTDNRNGSRFLFNSPMPLTQPLPLLSQGSAAFPQRGTLQSSFAPTFRSLDEFSVDSADHHKSQVIHHPSSIFGNRFVSDGLPSFCISSQIQNNGAPRDVISSRPSSSASLSNGR; translated from the coding sequence ATGGGAATGAAGAGCACAGAAGGAGAGATTGTCCAGGTCCAAGGAGGCCACATAGTTCGGGCGACCGGCCGAAAGGACCGCCACAGCAAGGTTTACACTGCGAAAGGCCCCCGGGACCGCCGTGTCCGGTTGTCGGCTCACACCGCGATTCAATTTTATGATGTCCAAGACCGGCTTGGCTACGACCGCCCCAGCAAGGCCGTGGACTGGCTCATCAAGAAGGCGAAGGCGGCCATAGACAAGCTCGCCGAGCTGCCGCCTTGGCAGCCAAACTCCGGCTCTGTCCCTCCCACCACCGCCGCCCCAGAGAGCGTAGCACACAATGGGAATTCGGCCGAGATGGGGGTTGCGGAGGATTCAGAGCCTCCCGAGTACAATTTTCAGCTCCATAGGCAAATCAGTGCCGATTCAAGAAACACAACAAGCCAATTCTTGCCACCGCAGCTGGAGAACGATCAGTCCATGTTGGAGACGATGAGGTCGTTCTTCCCGACGAGCTCGGCCGCATCATCCATCAATTTCAGCAGCTACCCATCCGAGATTATGTCGAGGAGCACCCAGCAGAACCAAGACCTTGGCCTTTCCCTACACTCTCTTCAGTCTCAATCTGCTCTAATTCACCATAGCGATCCACAAGAGAATGAAATGAGCCAAAACCTTTTCTCGACTTCAGCACCTATGGTGTTCGAAGCCGGGTTTCAGAGAATGATGGGCTGGAGCACCGACCCAACTGGCACGGACAACCGGAATGGCAGCAGGTTTCTGTTCAACTCGCCGATGCCATTGACGCAGCCTTTGCCGCTGCTGAGCCAAGGCTCGGCAGCATTTCCACAAAGGGGAACCCTTCAGTCCAGTTTCGCACCGACTTTTCGCTCTCTCGATGAGTTTTCTGTGGACTCAGCTGACCATCACAAGTCGCAGGTCATCCATCACCCGTCTTCGATCTTCGGCAACAGGTTCGTCTCGGACGGGCTGCCCAGCTTTTGCATTTCTTCGCAAATTCAGAACAACGGGGCACCGCGCGATGTCATATCCTCGAGGCCATCATCTTCTGCTTCTCTGAGTAATGGTCGTTGA
- the LOC115746780 gene encoding pentatricopeptide repeat-containing protein At3g58590, whose translation MSFNGASLKHKRLLDLVRACSRSGSLDATKTLHALTLTFGPYSRQPIFLYNNVIYLYAGLGELFAARKVFESIPQRNAVTFNTVITAYSRCGDAEEALAVFAEMRGRGFGLTQHSLAGLLSCEALDLSCGIQLHGIAMKNGLIDADPFVGTALLNLYGRHGSLNDTIGVFEDMPSKSLVTWNSMLTLFGHHGYSGDCACLFRDIMRENCALSECTCMGILSGCSCEQDLGLGEQVHGLVIKIGFKSVSSIENMLMNMYVKCQFVCLAEKVFKELHVPDIVSWNIMIGAWAKTGKPEIALEIFSRMSRDGLLPNQVTFVGTVNACTGFDVQAYGEFMHAKIIRNAFESDVLIGSALVDFYVKFENLEAAHQCFNEIREKNVVSWTALISGYANRKSSTSLYLLQEMIRLGFQPNECSFSAVLKGSCAPELQQLHCLITKMGYECNDYVWSSLITSYTKNDLISGAMAFVTAPDEPRSVVSSNVIAGLYNRTGQFHETLKLLSALEEPDVVSWNIVIEACARSGNYREVFELFSSMQMFGVQPDKYTFVSLLVACCKLYNLATGSSVHGLMIKMDFSRCDAIACNVLMDMYGKCGCIGNTVKTFDGMSDRNIISWTLLISALGTNGYASDALERFREMESEGIQPDGIAFTAVLTACRHGRLVREGLGLFQLMNTYYKVEPEMDHYHGVVDLLAKNGHLKEAEEMIMSMPFPPNALVWRSFLDGCKRLHKNQVLELAE comes from the coding sequence ATGAGCTTCAATGGCGCCTCTCTCAAACACAAGCGTCTGCTTGACCTTGTCCGTGCATGCTCAAGGAGTGGTTCTCTTGACGCAACGAAGACCCTCCATGCGCTCACCCTCACGTTCGGACCCTATTCGAGACAACCCATCTTCCTCTACAATAATGTCATCTACCTGTACGCGGGTCTCGGCGAATTGTTCGCCGCCCGCAAGGTGTTTGAGAGTATTCCCCAGAGAAACGCGGTTACGTTTAACACTGTCATTACCGCGTACAGTCGATGTGGAGATGCGGAGGAAGCTTTGGCTGTTTTCGCCGAAATGAGAGGTCGTGGGTTTGGTCTGACCCAGCACTCGTTGGCTGGGCTGTTGTCCTGCGAGGCGTTGGACTTGAGTTGTGGGATTCAGTTGCATGGGATTGCGATGAAGAATGGGCTTATTGATGCCGACCCTTTTGTGGGGACTGCTTTGCTGAACTTGTACGGGAGGCATGGCAGTTTGAATGATACTATTGGGGTCTTTGAAGATATGCCTTCAAAGAGCTTAGTGACTTGGAACTCCATGCTGACTTTGTTTGGGCATCATGGATATTCTGGAGATTGTGCATGTTTATTCCGAGATATAATGAGAGAAAACTGTGCCTTGTCTGAATGCACTTGCATGGGCATCTTGTCAGGGTGTTCATGTGAACAAGACTTGGGATTAGGAGAACAGGTACATGGTCTTGTGATAAAAATTGGATTCAAGTCAGTTTCCTCAATTGAGAATATGTTAATGAATATGTACGTTAAATGCCAATTCGTTTGCTTGGCGGAGAAAGTGTTCAAGGAGCTGCATGTTCCAGATATTGTTTCATGGAATATAATGATTGGGGCTTGGGCAAAGACTGGAAAACCTGAAATAGCTTTAGAAATCTTTAGTAGAATGTCCAGGGACGGGCTCTTGCCTAACCAAGTGACTTTTGTAGGTACTGTCAACGCCTGTACTGGATTTGATGTCCAAGCTTATGGAGAGTTTATGCATGCTAAGATTATTAGAAATGCTTTTGAGTCTGATGTTCTTATAGGTAGTGCTTTGGTTGACTTTTACGTGAAGTTTGAAAATCTCGAAGCTGCCCATCAATGTTTCAATGAAATTCGTGAGAAGAATGTGGTCTCTTGGACTGCTTTGATATCCGGGTATGCAAATAGAAAATCCTCTACTTCATTATATTTACTGCAAGAGATGATTAGATTGGGGTTCCAACCAAACGAGTGCTCATTTTCTGCTGTTCTCAAAGGATCATGTGCTCCAGAGCTACAGCAACTACATTGCTTAATTACAAAAATGGGCTATGAATGCAATGACTACGTCTGGAGCTCTCTAATTACCTCATACACCAAAAATGACCTCATATCTGGTGCCATGGCCTTTGTAACTGCTCCTGATGAACCGCGTTCTGTTGTCTCTAGCAATGTCATTGCCGGTCTATATAACAGAACAGGCCAGTTCCATGAGACACTGAAGTTGCTCTCCGCACTTGAAGAGCCTGATGTTGTGTCCTGGAATATTGTTATTGAAGCCTGTGCTCGCAGTGGTAATTATAGAgaagtttttgaacttttcagCTCTATGCAGATGTTTGGAGTTCAACCAGACAAGTACACTTTTGTTAGCCTTTTAGTTGCATGCTGTAAGCTTTACAACCTTGCTACTGGGAGTTCTGTCCATGGTCTGATGATAAAGATGGATTTTAGTCGCTGTGATGCTATCGCGTGCAATGTTCTGATGGACATGTATGGGAAGTGTGGATGCATCGGGAACACAGTAAAAACTTTTGATGGAATGTCAGATAGAAATATCATCTCTTGGACCTTGCTGATATCTGCTCTTGGAACAAATGGTTATGCCAGTGATGCGTTAGAAAGGTTTAGAGAGATGGAATCAGAGGGTATTCAACCTGACGGTATTGCTTTCACAGCAGTGCTTACTGCATGCAGACATGGCAGGTTAGTAAGAGAAGGGTTGGGGTTGTTCCAGTTAATGAACACTTATTACAAGGTGGAACCTGAGATGGATCATTACCATGGCGTGGTTGATTTATTGGCCAAAAATGGGCATCTTAAAGAAGCAGAGGAAATGATTATGAGCATGCCTTTCCCACCAAACGCACTAGTCTGGCGCAGCTTTCTTGATGGCTGCAAGAGGCTGCATAAAAATCAAGTGCTGGAGCTAGCAGAGTGA